In Taeniopygia guttata chromosome 34, bTaeGut7.mat, whole genome shotgun sequence, a genomic segment contains:
- the LOC121468927 gene encoding uncharacterized protein, producing the protein MEWEQLRELVILGVLSLARGDTPMPPVPSSSVSPRYPQLSQCPCPCPRLVSPARRWSRGGRSAERAGGRHPAQWEVQVPEQGQLKPGDIWGHSGTIWGHSGTFGVIGGFGDVGG; encoded by the exons ATGGAGTGGGAACAGCTCCGGGAACTGGTGATACTGGGAg TTCTGTCCCTGGCCAGAGGCGACACCCCG ATGCCTCCAGTCCCTTCCAGTTCG gtgtccccaaggtacccccagctgtcccagtgtccctgtccctgtcccagactGGTGTCACCGGCGCGTCGGTGGTCTCGCGGTGGCCGCAGTGCTGAGCGTGCTGGGGGTCGTCATCCTGCTCA GTGGGAAGTGCAAGTGCCGGAGCAAGGCCAGCTGAAACccggggacatttggggacattcggggacaatttggggacactcggggacatttggggtcatcgggggatttggggacgtTGGTGGATGA